One Methanocaldococcus infernus ME DNA segment encodes these proteins:
- a CDS encoding DUF371 domain-containing protein, with protein MEFIIKAKGHRNVSARHKGTIEITKEDYLTPTGDCIIGISADKSMLDFPEEFKELLRRAKKIVVEIEVDGIKERIEGEGHKELILEHPTDIVIRKSSYICPRTLMIKANKGAKDINREIVKKLKKGKELIFKIKVEP; from the coding sequence ATGGAGTTCATAATAAAGGCTAAGGGGCATAGGAATGTTTCAGCAAGGCATAAGGGAACTATTGAAATAACTAAAGAAGATTATTTAACTCCAACAGGAGACTGTATTATTGGGATCTCTGCAGATAAGTCTATGTTAGACTTCCCAGAGGAGTTTAAAGAACTATTAAGGAGAGCTAAGAAGATAGTGGTTGAGATTGAAGTTGATGGGATTAAAGAGAGAATAGAGGGAGAAGGGCATAAAGAATTAATTTTAGAGCATCCTACTGATATAGTTATAAGAAAGAGCTCATATATTTGTCCAAGAACATTAATGATTAAAGCCAATAAGGGAGCTAAGGATATAAATAGAGAGATAGTTAAAAAATTAAAAAAGGGGAAAGAGCTAATTTTTAAAATAAAGGTAGAACCATGA
- the carA gene encoding glutamine-hydrolyzing carbamoyl-phosphate synthase small subunit, which yields MVYLVLEDGTIFEGKRFGSEKECLGEIVFCTAMVGYVEAITDPSYKGQILTFTYPLIGNYGVSEEWFESDGVKCEGVVIKELNFTSHHKGKKELDDLLKEYDVPGIYGVDTRELTKRIRVYGAMKAGIGEDKEELLEKVKKHKDISELNLVEEVSIKEPKVIGKGKRRVVLLDCGVKRGIVNNLLDNNIELIIVPYNTSYKEILDYDPNGLFISNGPGDPRVLKEIIENIKKLINELPIYGICLGHQLLSLALGAKIKKLKFGHHGINQPVKDFETGRVYITSQNHNYAVYEIPDCLEVTQINLNDKSIEGIKHKELPIKGVQYHPEARPGPHDTLSYFEEFKKIVREY from the coding sequence ATGGTTTATCTTGTTTTAGAAGATGGAACTATTTTTGAAGGCAAGAGATTTGGCTCTGAAAAAGAATGCTTAGGAGAAATTGTTTTTTGTACAGCCATGGTTGGCTATGTTGAAGCTATAACAGACCCATCATACAAGGGACAAATTTTAACCTTCACCTATCCTTTAATAGGAAACTATGGAGTCTCTGAGGAATGGTTTGAATCTGATGGAGTTAAGTGTGAGGGAGTAGTGATAAAAGAGCTTAACTTTACCTCTCATCACAAGGGTAAGAAAGAGCTTGATGACTTACTTAAAGAGTATGATGTTCCAGGGATTTATGGAGTTGATACAAGAGAGCTAACTAAGAGGATAAGAGTTTATGGAGCCATGAAGGCTGGGATAGGGGAGGATAAAGAGGAGTTGTTGGAGAAGGTTAAGAAACATAAAGACATCTCAGAGCTTAACCTTGTTGAGGAAGTTAGCATAAAAGAGCCAAAGGTTATAGGGAAGGGGAAGAGAAGAGTGGTTTTATTAGACTGTGGAGTTAAGAGAGGGATAGTCAATAACTTGTTAGATAATAATATTGAACTTATCATAGTTCCTTACAACACTTCCTATAAGGAGATCTTGGACTATGATCCAAATGGCCTCTTTATCTCCAATGGTCCTGGAGATCCAAGGGTTTTAAAAGAAATTATAGAGAACATTAAGAAACTTATCAATGAGCTACCAATCTATGGAATCTGTTTAGGGCATCAACTCCTCTCCTTAGCCTTAGGAGCAAAGATAAAGAAGTTAAAGTTTGGTCATCATGGAATAAATCAGCCAGTTAAAGACTTTGAGACTGGAAGAGTTTATATAACCTCACAAAACCACAACTATGCTGTTTATGAAATCCCTGACTGTTTAGAAGTGACTCAGATAAATCTAAATGATAAGAGCATTGAGGGAATTAAGCATAAGGAACTGCCAATAAAAGGGGTTCAATACCACCCAGAGGCAAGACCTGGGCCACATGATACATTAAGCTATTTTGAAGAGTTTAAAAAGATTGTTAGAGAGTACTAA
- the carB gene encoding carbamoyl-phosphate synthase large subunit, with protein sequence MPKREDIKKILIIGSGPIVVGQACEFDYSGSQACKALRKLGYEVVLVNSNPATIMTDTDMADRVYIEPLTSEVLEKIIEKERPDAILPTLGGQTALNLAVELAEKGILDKYDVELIGANLEAIKRGEDRELFKECCKKAGVEVLRSKTVFSVDEALEFAEEIGYPIVVRPAFTLGGTGGGIAYNPEELKEIVSKGLEYSLKNQVLIEESVLGWKEFEYEVIRDKNDNVIIICTIENMDPMGVHTGDSITVAPAQTLSDEEYQKMRDYSIKIIRAVGVETGGSNIQFALNPKDGRIVAIEMNPRVSRSSALASKATGYPIAKVAAQLAVGLTLDEIENEITGTSAAFEPTIDYVVVKVPRWDFKKLRGADPTLTTQMKSVGEVMAIGRTFEEALQKALRGLEIGVHGLDGYRKLEKKEIEKKLRIPTPERIFYIKYALQNGFSVEEIAELTKIDKWFIRKIKNIVDMEEKMKRSRLSEDIIREAKYYGFSDTQIANIYNIEPLTFRKFRKEVVKAKYKFVDTCAAEFEAKTPYYYSTYTDREDESRVSKRKKIIILGSGPNRIGQGIEFDYCCVHTIKAVQEEGYEAIMVNCNPETVSTDYDTADKLYFDPLYWEDVLNIVENEKPDGVIVQVGGQTPLNLAKYLENYIIGTSKESIDLAEDREKFAKILEELNIPQPPNGIAYNEEEALKIAKEIGYPVLVRPSYVLGGRAMRIVYNEEELKEYIKEAVEVSEEHPVLIDKFLEDATEVDVDAICDGESVLIGGIMEHIEEAGVHSGDSACVIPPQTLSKEVIEIIKDYTRKIALKLNVKGLINIQYAIKDDKVYVLEANPRASRTVPFLSKAIGLPLAKIAAKVMLGKKLKELNVKEREPKMVCVKEAVFSFEKWPGVEIELSPEMKSTGEVMGIDKNFGLAYYKAQLAAGYKLPTEGTVLFTVGRDKEKIVDIAKGFKELGFKILATEGTYRVLKNHGIDAERVYKVFEGRPNIIDLMKSGKIDLIINISKGKEAKEAEQLIRKTAIDLRIPYITTVAGARAALEAIRSIREKDIDVYCINDFFEG encoded by the coding sequence ATGCCAAAAAGAGAAGACATTAAAAAAATATTGATTATTGGTTCTGGGCCTATAGTTGTTGGTCAAGCCTGTGAATTTGACTACTCTGGCTCTCAGGCCTGTAAAGCTTTAAGGAAGTTAGGTTATGAAGTTGTCTTAGTAAATTCTAACCCAGCTACAATTATGACTGATACAGACATGGCTGATAGGGTTTATATTGAGCCATTAACTTCTGAAGTGTTGGAAAAGATTATAGAAAAAGAAAGGCCTGATGCTATTCTACCAACCTTAGGAGGACAGACAGCCTTAAACTTAGCTGTTGAGTTAGCTGAAAAGGGAATCTTGGATAAGTATGATGTTGAACTTATAGGAGCTAACTTAGAGGCTATAAAGAGAGGAGAGGATAGAGAGTTATTTAAAGAGTGCTGTAAAAAGGCTGGAGTTGAGGTTTTAAGAAGTAAAACAGTCTTTAGTGTTGATGAAGCCTTAGAGTTTGCTGAAGAGATTGGCTACCCTATAGTTGTTAGGCCAGCCTTCACCTTAGGAGGGACTGGTGGAGGAATTGCCTACAATCCAGAGGAGTTAAAGGAGATTGTAAGTAAGGGTTTAGAGTACAGTTTAAAGAATCAAGTTCTAATTGAAGAATCTGTCTTAGGATGGAAAGAGTTTGAGTATGAAGTTATTAGAGATAAAAATGACAATGTCATTATCATCTGTACCATTGAAAATATGGATCCTATGGGTGTTCACACAGGAGACTCTATAACTGTAGCTCCAGCTCAAACTTTAAGTGATGAAGAATATCAGAAGATGAGAGATTACTCAATAAAGATTATTAGAGCTGTTGGTGTTGAAACTGGAGGAAGTAATATTCAGTTTGCCCTCAATCCAAAGGATGGAAGAATTGTAGCTATAGAGATGAACCCAAGAGTTTCAAGAAGCTCAGCCTTGGCAAGTAAAGCTACTGGTTATCCAATAGCTAAGGTTGCTGCTCAGTTGGCTGTTGGTCTAACACTTGATGAGATAGAGAATGAGATAACTGGGACATCAGCAGCATTTGAGCCAACTATTGACTATGTTGTTGTTAAGGTTCCAAGATGGGACTTTAAAAAGTTGAGAGGAGCTGATCCAACACTAACTACACAGATGAAGAGTGTTGGAGAGGTAATGGCTATTGGTAGAACATTTGAAGAAGCTTTACAAAAAGCCTTAAGAGGTTTGGAAATAGGGGTTCATGGGTTAGATGGATATAGAAAGTTGGAGAAGAAGGAGATAGAGAAGAAACTAAGAATTCCAACACCTGAGAGAATCTTTTATATAAAGTATGCTTTACAGAATGGCTTTAGTGTTGAAGAAATAGCTGAGCTGACAAAGATAGACAAGTGGTTTATCAGAAAAATTAAGAATATTGTAGATATGGAAGAAAAGATGAAGAGAAGTAGGTTAAGTGAAGACATAATTAGAGAGGCTAAATACTATGGCTTCTCTGACACACAGATAGCCAATATTTATAATATAGAGCCCCTAACCTTTAGAAAGTTTAGAAAAGAGGTAGTGAAAGCTAAATATAAGTTTGTTGATACTTGTGCAGCAGAGTTTGAGGCTAAAACACCTTACTATTATTCAACTTACACAGATAGAGAGGATGAGTCAAGAGTTTCAAAGAGAAAGAAAATTATCATCCTTGGTTCTGGGCCAAATAGGATTGGACAAGGGATAGAGTTTGATTACTGTTGTGTCCATACTATAAAGGCTGTTCAAGAGGAAGGTTATGAGGCTATAATGGTTAATTGTAACCCTGAAACAGTTTCAACAGACTATGACACAGCTGATAAGCTTTACTTTGATCCACTATACTGGGAAGATGTCCTAAATATTGTTGAGAATGAAAAGCCTGATGGGGTTATAGTTCAAGTTGGTGGACAGACACCATTAAACTTGGCAAAGTACTTAGAGAACTATATTATAGGGACTTCTAAGGAGTCTATAGACTTAGCTGAGGATAGGGAGAAGTTTGCTAAGATCTTAGAGGAGTTAAATATTCCTCAGCCCCCAAATGGGATAGCATACAATGAGGAAGAGGCTTTAAAGATAGCTAAGGAAATTGGCTACCCAGTTTTGGTTAGGCCTTCCTATGTCTTAGGAGGAAGGGCAATGAGAATAGTGTACAATGAAGAGGAGTTAAAAGAATATATAAAAGAGGCTGTTGAAGTCTCTGAAGAGCATCCTGTCTTAATAGATAAGTTCTTAGAAGATGCTACAGAGGTTGATGTTGATGCCATCTGCGATGGGGAATCTGTACTAATAGGAGGAATTATGGAGCACATTGAAGAAGCTGGGGTTCATAGTGGAGACTCAGCCTGTGTTATCCCTCCTCAAACATTGTCAAAGGAAGTTATTGAAATAATTAAAGACTATACAAGAAAGATAGCTCTAAAGTTGAATGTTAAAGGGTTAATAAATATTCAATATGCTATTAAGGATGACAAGGTTTATGTGTTAGAGGCTAACCCAAGAGCTTCAAGAACTGTCCCATTCTTAAGTAAGGCTATAGGCTTACCTCTTGCTAAGATAGCTGCTAAGGTCATGTTAGGAAAGAAGTTAAAAGAGTTAAATGTTAAAGAGAGAGAGCCAAAAATGGTTTGTGTTAAAGAGGCTGTGTTCTCATTTGAAAAGTGGCCAGGGGTTGAGATTGAGCTATCTCCAGAGATGAAGTCTACTGGAGAAGTTATGGGAATAGATAAAAACTTTGGATTAGCCTATTATAAAGCTCAGTTAGCAGCTGGTTATAAATTGCCAACCGAGGGGACAGTGCTATTTACAGTTGGAAGGGATAAGGAGAAAATTGTTGATATAGCTAAAGGGTTTAAAGAGTTAGGGTTTAAAATTTTAGCCACTGAAGGAACCTATAGGGTGTTAAAAAATCATGGAATTGATGCTGAGAGAGTATATAAGGTTTTTGAAGGTAGGCCTAACATCATAGACCTAATGAAATCTGGGAAGATAGACTTAATTATAAATATTTCTAAGGGTAAAGAGGCTAAGGAAGCAGAGCAATTAATTAGAAAGACAGCCATAGACTTAAGAATTCCTTATATAACCACTGTAGCAGGAGCAAGAGCAGCCTTAGAGGCTATAAGGAGTATAAGGGAGAAGGATATTGATGTCTATTGCATAAATGATTTCTTTGAGGGATAA
- a CDS encoding inositol-3-phosphate synthase: MKVAILGQGYVGSIFSIGLERIKNGEIEPYGVPLSNELPIKIEDIEIVASYDVDKSKIGKTVYEVCKRYYDKVPESLKDIVVEKGIHLRSLRNLPIEAEGLEDNLSLSEAVDKLIESWKEKGVEVIVNVCTTESFVPFNDKEELIKAIEEDKKERVTATQVYAYAACKYAKEVGGAAFINAIPTLIANDKAFVELAKESNLVIFGDDGATGATPLTADVITHLCQRNRHIKYIVQFNIGGNTDFLALTDEERNKSKEYTKSSIVKDILGYEPPHYIKPTGYLEPIGDRKFISMDIEYISFNGAIDELIINGRINDSPALAGLLVDLVRLGKMAIERKEFGTVYEVNAFYMKNPGPIEKKNIPRIIAYEKLRMWAGLKPRWL; the protein is encoded by the coding sequence ATGAAAGTAGCTATTTTAGGACAGGGGTATGTTGGAAGTATCTTCTCTATAGGGTTGGAGAGAATAAAAAATGGAGAGATAGAGCCTTATGGAGTACCTCTTTCTAATGAGTTACCTATAAAAATTGAAGATATAGAAATAGTTGCAAGCTATGATGTTGATAAGAGTAAGATAGGAAAGACAGTTTATGAAGTTTGTAAAAGATATTATGACAAAGTTCCAGAGAGCTTAAAAGATATTGTTGTAGAGAAGGGAATTCACTTAAGAAGCTTAAGAAACTTGCCAATAGAGGCTGAGGGATTAGAGGACAATTTAAGCTTATCAGAGGCTGTTGATAAATTAATAGAGAGCTGGAAAGAGAAAGGAGTTGAAGTTATTGTCAATGTCTGTACCACAGAGTCTTTTGTCCCATTCAATGATAAAGAGGAGTTAATAAAGGCTATTGAGGAAGATAAGAAGGAGAGGGTAACAGCTACTCAAGTCTATGCCTATGCAGCTTGTAAGTATGCTAAAGAGGTTGGAGGAGCAGCATTTATAAATGCCATCCCAACTTTAATAGCCAATGATAAAGCCTTTGTAGAGCTTGCTAAGGAAAGTAACTTAGTTATCTTTGGAGATGATGGAGCCACTGGAGCTACTCCATTAACAGCTGATGTTATAACCCACTTATGCCAAAGAAATAGGCATATAAAATATATTGTTCAGTTCAACATAGGAGGAAACACTGACTTCTTAGCTCTAACTGATGAAGAGAGAAATAAGAGTAAGGAATATACAAAGTCAAGTATTGTTAAAGATATACTTGGCTATGAGCCTCCTCACTATATAAAGCCAACTGGTTACTTAGAGCCAATAGGAGATAGGAAGTTTATATCTATGGATATTGAATATATTTCCTTCAATGGAGCTATTGATGAACTAATTATAAATGGAAGGATAAATGATAGTCCAGCCTTAGCTGGTTTATTGGTAGATTTAGTTAGACTTGGTAAGATGGCTATTGAGAGAAAAGAGTTTGGAACTGTTTATGAGGTTAATGCCTTCTATATGAAAAATCCAGGACCAATAGAGAAGAAGAATATCCCAAGAATAATAGCCTATGAAAAACTAAGAATGTGGGCAGGCTTAAAGCCAAGATGGTTATAA